AACGTGACGGCGCCGTCGGTCACGACCAAAGGCTCGGCACCCGGCGCGTCGCCGACGGCGGGGTCGCGGGTCATCACGGCGCGCACGCGACCGGCGGCGGCCTTCGCCCGCTCGTAGCTGTCGACGATGTTGCCGAGGCGGACGATGGGCCAGACGAACTGCTGGGCGTAGATGACGAACGTGACGAACTCGCCGGGCGACAGCGTCCCCGACAGCCCGAACGGAGGGCGACCGAGCACCCACAGGCCGCCGACGAGGAACGTGATGGCGAACCCGACGCCGGAGACGACGTTCAACCCCGGGAAGTAGGTGATCCGGATACGGACGGCCGCCAGCGTCGCGCGGAGGTACTCGGTCGACGACTCGGCGACGCGGTCGCGCTCGTACGCCTCCGCACCCTCGGTCTTGATCACCTCGATGCCGCCGACGTTGTTCTCCAGTCGGGAGTTGAGGTCGCCGATCTCCTCGCGGATCGAGAGGTACCGCGGCTCGATGACCCGCGTGAACAGCAGCGTGAACGCCGCGAGCAGGGGAACCGGGAGGAGGGTGACGGCAGTGAGCGGGAGGTTCAACCCGACGAGGATCACGCCGATGCCGACGATGGTCGCGACGATCCACAGCGTCGCGCTGACGGCGTTCTCGAGGAACGACTCCAGCGCGTTCACGTCGTTGTTGAGGACGCTCATCAGGTCACCCGTCCGGCGCCCCGAGAAGTACGCCAGATCGAGTCGCTGGAGGCGGTCGTAGGCGTCCACGCGGAGGTCACGCTGGACGCGCTGGGCGAACACGCTCCAGCCCCAGTTCTCGACCCACGAGGCCAGCGCCCCCAACAGCGTCGCCGTCAGCAACACGCCGATCGAGAACAGGAGTTGGTCGACCGGCGCGGCGGGAACGATCGACTCGGGGACGAACGGCAGGCTGTACGGCCGCTCACGCAGGAACACCGCGTCGACGGCGACGCCGATCACCAGCGCGGGGAGCAGGCCGAACAGGCGGCCGGCGACGGTGAAGGCGGCGGCCAGGAGGGCGTACGCGCTGCTGTCCCGGCCGTAGGTGAGGTAGAGGCGCCAGATGGGGTTCTCGCGCCACGACCCCGGTTCGTCGGGGTCTGCGTTCGGGGCGGGGGCCGCGTCCATTCCCGCTCCGTAGCACTCGGACGCGTATCAGTTGCGTGGCGACCGCGACCACCGGCTGTGTGGTGTGGTCGCCAGTGGTTCGCCGTGTGCGAGCACGGCCGCTGTGAGTCAAATCGGCGTTTGCGCCTACAGACGGCTTATGATCCCAGCGAGCGATCTCCGTGTATGCACACCAGACGGTCTCTCCTCCAAAGCGGCGGCCTGCTCGGCCTCGCCGGCGTCACCGGGCTCGCGGGCTGTACGGCGACCGCGAATGACGACGACCCCCTCCCCGACGGCGGTGACGACGGCTCCGGCGACGGCAACGGCGGCTCCGAACCCTCCGATCGCGAGTACCCGCCGGGATCGACCCACGAGGCGACGATCACCGGCGTCGACGACGCACCCGACCTGCCGGTCGCACCGCGCGTGTCGCTCGCAAACCCCTACGTGACCGAGGGACAGCCGGTCGTCCTCCGCGTCGACGTGGACAACCCGACCGACGAGCCGGTGAGGATTGGCGAGTACCGGCCCGTCGTGTTCCAGTACGTGTACGACACTGACGGGACGCTCGTGTGGTACCCCCACTCCGAGCGCTCGACTGACGGCGAGCCGGACCGGGCGGTTCCGGACCTCGACCTCGCGGACGACGGCTGCTGGCGGCTCGCCTCGGGGATCGCCCAGACGATGGAGTACGGAACCGTCGAGATACCCGCGAATGGGACGCTCACGGCGTACGTCGGGCTGTACGCGACCGCCGACGCCCCCGAACCGGCGGATGGCTGCTTCCCGACTGGCGCGTTCCGGTTCGACACGAACTACACCGTGTTCGCGGACGGGATGGACGGCGACGACAACCCCAGCGCGACGTGGGGATTCGACCTCGCGATCGAGACGATCGACAACGACTGAACTGGAGGCGACGACGGGGATCCCGCCACTCTACCGACGGTCGCTCTCGACACCGTCCGAGAGCGGTCAGGTCGACTCGACCGTTCGGTCGGCCATTGCGGCGCCGTCGGCGCCGTCCAGGATCCGCCGGAGCAACGGAGGCGTCATCGCGGAGGTGGTCACGGCCACGAGAAGCACCACCGTGTACATCCGAGGGCTCAAGATTCCGAGGTCGAGCCCGACGGTCGCGATCACGATCTCGATCGCGCCGCGGGCGTTCAGCCCGACGCCCATCCCGGCCGCCTCCGTCCGATCGTAGCCGAGCGCGGTGGCCGCGACGTACACCCCGCCGACCTTGCCGACGGTGGCGACGGCGAGCGTCACGGCCCCGACGACCGCCACGGTCGGGTCCGCCAACAGACCGAGATCGGCGTCGAGCCCAGCGACCCCGAAGAAGACGGGCGCGAACACGCGGAGCGTTCCACGCTCGAACACCGAGCGCGCACGCTCGGAGATTCCGCCCGATCTGGCGACCAACACGCCCGCGACGAACGCGCCCAGCGCAGGCTCGATCCCAACGGCGTGCGCGAGGGCGCTCGCACCGACCGCCGCGGCGACGACGACGAGGAGGTGGCCGGCCGCGTCGTCGTCGGGAAGTCGAGCCAGCACGGCGTCGACGACGCGTTGGCCGACGACCGCGGCGCCGAGCAGGAAGGCCGCGAGCACCAGCATCACCGCGGCGAACGCGCGCCCGTCGAACCGGCCGACGCGCGCGATCCCGACGACGACGCCGAGGAGGATCCACCCGACGATGTCGGTGAACATCGCCGTCGCGACCGTCCGCTGGCCGAACGGGCTGTCGAACGCGTCGAGATCGATGAGGATCCGGACGACGACGGGGATCGCGGAGATGCACAGCGACGTGGCCAGGAAGAGGGCGAACACGAGCCGCGAGGCCTCGCCCGTCAACAGACTGGCCGGGACGACGACGCCGACCCCGACGCCGAGCGCGAACGGCACGACGAGCCCGGCAGCGCCGATCGTCACCACGTCGCGGGCGTACGTCCGGATCAGTTCGACGTCCGTCTCAAGACCGGCGAGCGCGAGGAGCAACACCAATCCCAGTAGTGAGATCTCCGCCAGCAGTGGCAACGCGACCGCCGGAGCGAACAGGTCGGCGACCGAGGGGGCCAGCCGACCGACAACCGACGGGCCGAGGACGAACCCGGTCGCGAGTTCGCCGACGACCCTGGTGAGCCCGAGCCGCTCGGTCAGCGACCCGAGGACGCGGGCGACG
This genomic interval from Halobaculum marinum contains the following:
- a CDS encoding cation:proton antiporter → MTALGLADAATLAAFLGLLLVVARVLGSLTERLGLTRVVGELATGFVLGPSVVGRLAPSVADLFAPAVALPLLAEISLLGLVLLLALAGLETDVELIRTYARDVVTIGAAGLVVPFALGVGVGVVVPASLLTGEASRLVFALFLATSLCISAIPVVVRILIDLDAFDSPFGQRTVATAMFTDIVGWILLGVVVGIARVGRFDGRAFAAVMLVLAAFLLGAAVVGQRVVDAVLARLPDDDAAGHLLVVVAAAVGASALAHAVGIEPALGAFVAGVLVARSGGISERARSVFERGTLRVFAPVFFGVAGLDADLGLLADPTVAVVGAVTLAVATVGKVGGVYVAATALGYDRTEAAGMGVGLNARGAIEIVIATVGLDLGILSPRMYTVVLLVAVTTSAMTPPLLRRILDGADGAAMADRTVEST
- a CDS encoding ABC transporter ATP-binding protein; amino-acid sequence: MDAAPAPNADPDEPGSWRENPIWRLYLTYGRDSSAYALLAAAFTVAGRLFGLLPALVIGVAVDAVFLRERPYSLPFVPESIVPAAPVDQLLFSIGVLLTATLLGALASWVENWGWSVFAQRVQRDLRVDAYDRLQRLDLAYFSGRRTGDLMSVLNNDVNALESFLENAVSATLWIVATIVGIGVILVGLNLPLTAVTLLPVPLLAAFTLLFTRVIEPRYLSIREEIGDLNSRLENNVGGIEVIKTEGAEAYERDRVAESSTEYLRATLAAVRIRITYFPGLNVVSGVGFAITFLVGGLWVLGRPPFGLSGTLSPGEFVTFVIYAQQFVWPIVRLGNIVDSYERAKAAAGRVRAVMTRDPAVGDAPGAEPLVVTDGAVTFDGVSFAYGDEEVIHDVSFAVDGGETVGVVGPTGAGKSTLLKLLPRLYDPDEGAVRIDGTDVREVTLRSLRRSVGYVSQEPFLFFGSVRDNIAYGTFDASDDAVEQAARRAHAHEFIERLPDGYDTLVGERGVKLSGGQRQRLALARTMLKDPAILVLDEATSAVDTETEAIIRARLDAFAAERTTFVIAHRLSTVREADRILVLDDGRVVEDGTHADLLAADGLYADFWRVQTGDLASLPPAFLERALDRQSEVLAADGDEGD